One Solanum lycopersicum chromosome 2, SLM_r2.1 genomic region harbors:
- the LOC101251949 gene encoding protein C2-DOMAIN ABA-RELATED 1: MENQLGLLRVRIIRGINLAIRDLRSSDPYVVVTMGKQKLKTRVVKKNVNPEWNEDLTLCITEPILPIKLQVYDKDTFSYDDKMGDAELDIVPFIDAVTMTRFKNIPNGVIISRIMPSRQNCYSEESRIVYEDGKVVQNAFLRLRNVECGEIELQLQWIDVPSSKNL, translated from the exons ATGGAGAATCAGTTGGGTCTTCTCAGAGTTCGTATAATCAGAGGCATCAATTTGGCCATTAGAGACTTAAGAAGCAGTGATCCATATGTTGTTGTTACCATGGGCAAACAG AAATTGAAGACTCGAGTGGTGAAGAAGAATGTTAATCCCGAATGGAATGAAGACTTAACGCTATGTATTACTGAACCAATTCTCCCAATCAAGCtg CAAGTTTATGACAAGGATACATTTTCTTACGATGATAAAATGGGGGACGCAGAACTTGACATCGTACCATTTATAGATGCAGTAACGATGACGCGCTTTAAGAACATCCCCAATGGAGTCATAATTTCGAGAATAATGCCTAGCCGGCAGAATTGCTATTCAGAAGAAAGTCGTATTGTGTATGAAGATGGCAAGGTTGTTCAAAACGCGTTTCTTAGGTTGAGGAATGTTGAGTGTGGTGAAATAGAGCTTCAGTTGCAATGGATAGACGTTCCTAGTTCCAAGAATCTATAG
- the LOC101252250 gene encoding protein C2-DOMAIN ABA-RELATED 2-like, protein MENHLGLLRIRIIRGINLAIRDLRSSDPYVVVRMGKQKLKTRVVKKNVNPEWNEDLTLGVAQPILPIKLQVYDKDTFSRDDKMGDAELDIVPFIDAVRMTRYKNIPNGVIISRIMPNRQNCYSEESCIVYENGKVVQNAFLRLRNVERGEIQLQLQWIHIPGSKNL, encoded by the exons ATGGAAAATCATTTGGGTCTTTTGAGAATTCGTATTATCAGAGGAATTAATTTGGCCATTAGAGACTTGAGAAGCAGTGATCCTTATGTTGTTGTTAGAATGGGCAAACAG AAATTGAAGACTCGAGTGGTGAAGAAGAATGTTAATCCTGAATGGAATGAAGACTTAACGTTAGGTGTTGCTCAACCTATTCTCCCAATCAAGCTG CAAGTTTATGACAAGGATACATTTTCTCGCGATGATAAAATGGGCGATGCAGAACTTGACATTGTACCATTTATAGATGCAGTAAGGATGACGCGCTATAAGAACATCCCCAATGGAGTAATAATTTCGAGAATAATGCCTAACCGGCAGAATTGCTATTCAGAAGAAAGCTGTATTGTGTATGAAAATGGCAAGGTTGTTCAAAACGCGTTTCTTAGATTGAGGAATGTTGAGCGTGGTGAGATACAACTACAGTTGCAGTGGATACACATTCCTGGTTCCAAGAATCTATAA
- the MAN1 gene encoding mannan endo-1,4-beta-mannosidase 1 precursor: MSYARRSCICGLFLLFLALVCEANSGFIGVKDSHFELNGSPFLFNGFNSYWLMHVAADPTERYKVTEVLKDASVAGLSVCRTWAFSDGGDRALQISPGIYDERVFQGLDFVIAEAKKYGIRLILSFVNQWNDFGGKAQYVWWARNAGAQISNDDEFYTHPMLKKYLKNHIEKVVTRLNSITKVAYKDDPTIMAWELMNEPRDQADYSGKTVNGWVQEMASFVKSLDNKHLLEVGMEGFYGDSIPERKSVNPGYQVGTDFISNHLINEIDFATIHAYTDQWVSGQSDDAQLVWMEKWITSHWEDARNILKKPLVLAEFGKSSRGQGSRDIFMSSVYRNVYNLAKEGGTMAGSLVWQLMAHGMENYDDGYCIVLGQTPSTTQIISDQAHVMTALARSLN; encoded by the exons ATGTCTTATGCAAGAAGAAGTTGCATTTGTGGGCTCTTTCTCTTGTTCCTAGCTCTTGTTTGTGAAGCAAATTCGGGGTTTATAGGAGTTAAGGATTCTCATTTTGAACTCAATGGATCTCCTTTTCTATTCAATGGTTTCAACTCATATTGGTTGATGCATGTTGCTGCTGACCCTACTGAGAGGTACAAAGTCACTGAAGTTCTTAAAGATGCTTCTGTTGCTGGTCTTTCTGTTTGTCGTACTTGGGCTTTTAGTGATGGAGGTGATAGAGCATTACAAATATCACCTGGTATTTATGATGAACGTGTTTTTCAG GGTTTGGATTTTGTAATCGCGGAAGCTAAGAAATATGGTATTCGTTTAATCTTGAGCTTTGTGAATCAATGGAACGACTTTGGAGGAAAAGCTCAATATGTTTGGTGGGCACGAAATGCAGGAGCTCAGATTAGTAATGACGATGAATTCTATACTCATCCTATGCTCAAAAAATACTTGAAGAACCACATTGAG AAAGTGGTTACAAGGTTGAATAGTATTACTAAAGTTGCTTACAAAGATGATCCGACAATTATGGCATGGGAACTCATGAATGAGCCTCGCGATCAAGCTGACTATTCAGGAAAAACTGTTAAT GGTTGGGTTCAAGAAATGGCAAGTTTTGTGAAGTCATTAGACAACAAACACTTGTTAGAGGTTGGAATGGAGGGATTTTATGGTGATTCAATTCCTGAAAGGAAGTCAGTTAATCCTGGTTATCAAGTTGGAACAGATTTCATTAGTAATCATCTTATCAATGAAATTGATTTTGCTACTATCCATGCATACACTGACCAATG GGTGTCTGGACAAAGCGATGATGCACAGTTGGTGTGGATGGAAAAGTGGATAACAAGTCATTGGGAAGATGCAagaaatatattaaagaaaCCTCTAGTGCTTGCTGAATTTGGAAAGTCTAGTAGAGGTCAAGGATCAAGAGATATATTTATGAGTAGTGTATATAGAAATGTGTACAATTTGGCAAAAGAAGGTGGAACAATGGCAGGAAGTTTAGTTTGGCAACTAATGGCACATGGAATGGAGAATTATGATGATGGCTATTGCATTGTTTTGGGACAAACCCCTTCAACTACACAAATTATTTCTGACCAAGCTCATGTCATGACAGCTTTGGCTCGTTCTTTGAATTGA